A portion of the Diprion similis isolate iyDipSimi1 chromosome 4, iyDipSimi1.1, whole genome shotgun sequence genome contains these proteins:
- the LOC124406013 gene encoding uncharacterized protein LOC124406013, whose amino-acid sequence MDKIIIGALFYLLALSQSNALDCYVCQNQEGNIEKCLNTIKTCEQDQDVCFSEIKWGSTPYWSQGAKKQYYISKRCSTKKECERTRRNNMKDCTHIWYQDWKCSECCQGDRCNYYIISDATKTNMHISILALTAVSYYLVM is encoded by the exons ATGGACAAGATTATCATCGGTGCATTATTTTACCTGCTCGCATTGTCACAAA GCAACGCCCTGGATTGCTATGTCTGTCAGAATCAGGAAGGAAACATCGAAAAATGCCTAAACACCATAAAAACATGTGAACAGGACCAAGACGTGTGCTTCTCAGAAATTAAATGGGGCA gTACACCATATTGGTCCCAAGGGGCGAAAAAGCAATATTACATATCAAAACGGTGTTCAACGAAAAAAGAATGCGAAAGAACAAGACGGAATAACATGAAAGACTGCACACATATATGGTACCAGGATTGGAAGTGTTCTGAATGTTGCCAGGGTGATCGATGCAACTACTATATAATC tCCGATGCAACGAAGACCAATATGCATATTTCCATACTAGCATTGACAGCAGTATCATATTATTTGGTTATGTAA
- the LOC124405548 gene encoding cationic amino acid transporter 2, with product MDLKLLKIHLLDVINLLGMDIIYKTLSRKKQIGSPQETKLARCLSTLDLTALGIGSTLGVGIYVLAGSVSRDTAGPAVIISFAVAAIASVFAGLCYAEFGARVPRAGSAYVYSYVAVGEFIAFLIGWTLILEYVIGSASVVRALSTYVDALFNDTMKTTFQSAMPIQIDYLSSYPDFFAFGITLVFSAALAFGAKESSLANNIFTLINLSVVLFVIIAGSFKADAANWRTEVECTESSCPWGTGGFAPYGISGIITGAATCFYGFIGFDCVATTGEEAKSPQKSIPIAIVASLTIVFLSYFGISVVLTMALPYYDQNADAPLPHLFETIGWNWAKYAVSVGAICGLCASLLGAMFPLPRVIYAMASDGLIFKWMGKIDSRFQTPLAGTLCTGLLTGVLAAIFELKQLVDMMSIGTLLAYSIVAACVLILRYEESEAYEKKDDRTLKSFTFIAKQFVNGNKLHHSTRLTASLVTWLVFAYFILCACTSMVIVFIGDKLLNIEPWAVAIFVILIASLVSILVSVYLQPVSGKKLSFSVPLVPFLPGLSIFINIYLMMMLDNMTWVRFGVWMAIGLAVYFFYGTRHSNLRQKS from the exons ATggatttaaaattattgaaaattcatctg CTCGACGTAATAAATCTTCTTGGGATGGACATAATATACAAAACCTTGAGTCGCAAGAAGCAAATAGGATCTCCTCAGGAAACGAAATTAGCCAGATGCTTGTCAACTCTCGACTTAACAGCCCTTGGCATAGGATCAACCCTTGGTGTAGGAATCTATGTCTTGGCGGGATCCGTTTCTCGGGATACCGCTGGACCGGCAGTTATCATTTCTTTTGCCGTAGCCGCAATCGCGTCAGTTTTCGCAG gTCTCTGTTACGCGGAATTTGGTGCCAGGGTGCCAAGAGCTGGATCCGCTTACGTTTACAGCTATGTTGCTGTTGGTGAATTCATAGCGTTCCTAATAGGATGGACTTTGATTTTGGAGTACGTGATTGGATCTGCCAGTGTGGTGCGTGCACTGAGTACCTACGTCGATGCCCTTTTCAACGACACTATGAAGACCACATTTCAGAGTGCCATGCCTATTCAAATTGACTATCTCTCCTCATATCCGGATTTTTTCGCCTTTGGAATAACTCTGGTCTTCTCTG CTGCTCTGGCCTTTGGCGCTAAGGAATCATCCCTGGCCAACAACATTTTCACCTTAATCAATTTGTCAGTTGTACTGTTTGTCATCATTGCTGGCTCGTTCAAAG CGGATGCTGCGAACTGGAGAACCGAAGTGGAGTGCACCGAGTCAAGCTGTCCATGGGGTACCGGAGGTTTTGCTCCATACGGCATATCGGGCATCATAACTGGCGCAGCAACCTGCTTCTATGGTTTCATAGGATTTGACTGCGTTGCAACCACAGGGGAAGAGGCAAAAAGTCCGCAGAAATCCATACCAATTGCGATTGTTGCTTCTCTGACAATTGTTTTCCTTTCGTACTTCGGCATATCGGTAGTTCTGACTATGGCTCTTCCCTACTACGATCAGAATGCCGATGCTCCGCTGCCCCATCTCTTTGAGACAATAGGATGGAATTGGGCTAAATATGCAGTTTCTGTGGGGGCAATTTGCGGCCTGTGTGCAAG TTTACTTGGTGCAATGTTCCCTTTGCCTCGAGTGATCTACGCTATGGCCTCAGATGGTTTGATTTTCAAGTGGATGGGGAAAATCGACTCGCGTTTTCAGACTCCACTTGCTGGAACTCTTTGTACCGGATTACTGACAG GTGTTCTTGCAGCAATATTTGAGCTAAAACAACTGGTTGACATGATGAGCATCGGGACTTTGTTAGCTTATTCCATTGTTGCAGCCTGTGTCTTAATTTTAAG gtaCGAGGAGAGCGAGgcttacgaaaaaaaagatgatcgTACCTTGAAAAGCTTTACATTTATCGCAAAGCAATTTGTCAATGGTAATAAGCTGCATCACTCAACGAGACTGACAGCAAGTCTAGTTACTTGGCTGGTATTTGCATACT TTATACTCTGCGCATGTACATCAATGGTGATTGTGTTTATCGGTGATAAACTCTTGAACATTGAACCATGGGCAGttgcaatttttgtaattctaATTGCAAGTCTAGTTAGCATTCTTGTCTCCGTTTATCTGCAACCAGTATCTGGGAAAAAGCTTAGTTTTTCT GTACCTCTTGTTCCATTCTTGCCAGGGCTCAgtattttcatcaatatttaCTTAATGATGATGTTAGATAACATGACTTGGGTTCGGTTTGGTGTATGGATGGCCATtg GGCTTgcagtgtattttttttacgggACTAGACACAGCAATCTTCGGCAAAAAAGCTAA
- the LOC124405547 gene encoding transcription termination factor 2 codes for MDNSFSQWREGNVSSSKNKLPLDSFEVPDSDDEGNVTNSSNAQGHCVLESSDDDTNGLEDSRSSTEARNKNRRNAHRLTNSADCSITSSENDPQISSEVLDESSSDSDIPIYTKKRGAKKILDDTYEEIADSSETQGKQIRPISVTPDSSYTETSPSSVNHSDRDDSVSLLEEDDYLLLSSKADAKKNSKSEFNESGRLPSVPSVELNKNTVAHLEQKEFGKAWPEDKDEDENYISISDVSNTTDTSNNTDVHDVNLVSNSSASSLSALNSNSENVATVLSLIKNEVGVGNIDPFVAQKRAILTCNIEKVQSQLAKSKLVLHTLNIDLLPDKGEKLRRSIDKDEAQLQKLSEELESLPKIGTPKPSKPAQGFLSSFPHSVKNLVDPMEVKPLGQKALATQEREQSLTVERLADLHGSLNARPSEDERAQDPKGLKISLMPHQQHALAWLLWREKQKPPGGILADDMGLGKTLTMISLIISTLTDVDSRDDNEDDDDMWLQRKKTIQPNGGTLVVCPASLLSQWESEIKKRVKRGILSVELYHGINRENVPRRLARNDVVITTYNLISRDYKVNATSILYKINWKRIILDEAHIVRNHKSQASEAVCNLCGRYRWALTGTPIQNKELDLYALLKFLKCSPFDDLRVWKRWVDNKNAAGQERLATVMKTLMLRRTKVELQAKGGLGSLPDKNLEEICIKLDPEEQLVYEKVLVFSRTLFAQFLHQRAEKNHMYELHSGKFDAPSFLKMPKDTQFTKVQNELLARHADVKAHEILVLLLRLRQICCHPALIHAMLDQEDLTANDIADEKPESNDVMSRLGSLRLEDDENIDPNEIGVDRRVVENLLTTNNPVFNPARQSSKLRAVLHTIQEILDKGDKMIVVSQWTSMLEVVRSQLKTLNGATYDILSGKIPVKSRQHIVESFNKIGSAPQILLLSLTAGGVGLNLVGANHLLLLDIHWNPQLEAQAQDRIYRVGQTKSVHIYKFMCLETVEQRIKALQDKKLDIANGVLTGAGTAAASKLSMDDLKSLFSL; via the exons ATGGATAATAGCTTTTCTCAGTGGCGAGAGGGCAATGTTTCTTCATCCAAAAACAAATTGCCACTCGATTCTTTTGAGGTTCCGGACAGCGACGATGAAGGCAATGTCACGAACAGCAGCAACGCACAAGGACATTGTGTACTTGAATCAAGCGACGACGACACAAACGGTCTCGAAGACTCAAG gTCGTCCACGGAAGCCAGGAATAAGAATAGACGTAACGCACATCGTTTGACTAACAGTGCAGATTGTTCAATCACATCCAGTGAAAATGACCCCCAGATCTCCAGCGAAGTACTCGATG AAAGTAGTTCGGACTCAGACATACCAATTTATACGAAGAAgcgtggcgcaaaaaaaatacttgacgATACCTACGAAGAAATAGCAGACTCGTCTGAAACACAAGGCAAACAGATTCGGCCTATTTCCGTGACTCCTGACAGCTCTTATACGGAAACGAGCCCTTCAAGTGTAAACCACTCTGATCGTGATGATAGTGTGTCTTTACTTGAAGAAGACGATTATTTATTACTGTCATCTAAAGCTGATGCAAAGAAGAACAGCAAATCTGAATTTAATGAGAGTGGCCGTTTGCCATCCGTTCCATCCGTtgaattaaacaaaaacacaGTTGCACACTTGGAGCAGAAAGAATTTGGTAAGGCTTGGCCTGAAGataaagatgaagatgaaaattatataagtATTTCCGATGTCTCAAACACCACTGACACATCTAATAATACGGATGTTCACGATGTCAACCTCGTATCTAATTCAAGTGCCAGCAGCTTGTCTGCATTAAATTCTAATTCGGAGAATGTTGCCACAGTTCTTTCTCTTATTAAAAATGAGGTTGGTGTAGGCAACATTGATCCCTTTGTTGCACAAAAGCGAGCCATACTGACTTGTAATATAGAAAAGGTTCAGAGTCAATTGGCAAAATCAAAG CTGGTGCTTCATACCTTGAACATCGATCTGCTCCCAGATAAAGGTGAAAAATTGCGACGGAGTATTGATAAGGATGAAGCACAACTCCAAAAGTTGTCAGAAGAATTGGAATCTCTTCCAAAGATAGGCACACCCAAGCCCTCCAAACCAGCACAAGgattcctttcttcttttccacaTTCGGTCAAAAACCTTGTCGATCCAATGGAAGTTAAACCACTTGGCCAAAAAGCTCTTGCAACGCAAGAAAGAGAACAATCTTTAACTGTAGAGAGGCTGGCAGATCTTCATGGATCATTGAATGCTCGTCCAAGTGAAGATGAGCGAGCTCAAGATCCAAAAGGTCTAAAAATTTCCTTGATGCCGCATCAACAACACGCTCTCGCATGGCTTCTTTGGAGAGAAAAGCAAAAACCCCCTGGTGGAATTTTAG ctgATGATATGGGTCTGGGTAAAACCCTGACAATGATTTCTCTGATTATATCAACTTTAACGGATGTAGATTCACGTGATGATAATGAAGACGATGATGACATGTGGCTACAACGTAAAAAGACCATTC AACCTAATGGTGGTACTTTGGTGGTGTGCCCTGCCTCGCTTCTTTCTCAATgggaaagtgaaataaaaaaacgtgtcAAACGAGGTATACTATCAGTTGAATTGTATCATGGAATTAACAGAGAAAATGTACCAAGACGTTTGGCCAGGAACGATGTAGTTATCACtacttataatttaattagcaGAGATTATAAGGTCAACGCTACGTCCATCCTCTACAAG ATCAATTGGAAAAGAATTATTCTCGATGAGGCTCACATAGTACGTAATCATAAAAGCCAGGCATCAGAAGCGGTATGCAATCTCTGCGGGCGCTATCGTTGGGCTTTGACTGGTACACCTATACAAAACAAGGAATTAGATCTTTATGCTCTTTTGAAGTTCCTAAAATGTTCACCATTCGATGACCTACGTGTTTGGAAGCGGTGGGTGGATAACAAGAATGCTGCTGGGCAGGAAAGACTAGCTACTGTGATGAAAACTCTGATGCTACGCAGAACTAAAGTTGAATTACAGGCTAAAGGTGGCCTTGGATCTTTGCCAGATAAAAATCTGGAAGAAATTTGCATTAAACTGGATCCTGAGGAGCAGTTGGTGTATGAGAAAGTTTTGGTATTTTCACGTACCCTCTTTGCACAGTTTTTGCATCAGAGAGCTGAGAAAAATCACATGTATGAATTGCATTCAGGAAAGTTTGATGCCCCATCATTTCTTAAAATGC CGAAGGATACACAATTCACAAAAGTACAAAATGAGCTGTTGGCAAGACATGCAGATGTCAAAGCTCATGAGATTTTAGTTCTCCTATTAAGATTAAGGCAGATCTGCTGTCACCCTGCGCTGATACACGCCATGTTGGATCAAGAGGACCTGACAGCAAACGATATTGCTGATGAAAAACCTGAAAGTAATGATGTAATGTCTAGACTTGGAAGTTTAAGACTCGaggatgatgaaaatattgatcccAATGAGATTGGCGTCGATCGGAGAGTGGTGGAAAACTTACTCACCACAAACAATCCCGTTTTTAATCCGGCACGACAAAGCTCCAAA TTGAGAGCCGTACTTCATACAATACAAGAAATACTGGATAAAGGTGATAAGATGATAGTAGTATCACAATGGACCAGTATGCTGGAAGTTGTAAGGTCTCAACTCAAAACCCTAAATGGAGCAACTTATGATATCCTGTCTGGAAAAATTCCTGTCAAAAGTCGTCAG CACATAGTGGAGTCTTTCAACAAAATTGGCTCAGCACCGCAAATACTATTACTATCGCTTACTGCAGGTGGAGTAGGCTTAAATTTGGTTGGCGCTAATCACTTACTTTTGCTTGATATCCATTGGAATCCGCAATTGGAAGCACAAGCCCAGGATCGAATTTATAGAGTTGGCCAAACGAAAAGCGTTCACATTTACAA ATTTATGTGTCTAGAGACAGTAGAGCAGAGGATCAAAGCACTGCAAGATAAGAAGCTAGATATAGCAAACGGAGTTTTGACAGGAGCAGGCACCGCAGCTGCCTCCAAGTTATCGATGGATGACCTGAAATCTTTGTTTAGCTTGTAA
- the LOC124405514 gene encoding luc7-like protein 3 isoform X2 yields the protein MAAAAAAALLDELMGRNRNVLPNEKPKELNWEDPEFCKLYLVKFCPHDLFVNTRADLGACSRVHDDEARELFEKAAYSYRKQQYEDEFIRFCQSMLNEVERKIIKGKQRLALIGRTEAPTLTPAQTQRNEDQIALLTEKINKLVEEAEQSGIQGNVEQAQGLMRLCDQLKEERETLRKSNDNSHYNQTAELAAAQEKQMEVCDVCGAFLIVGDAQQRIDDHLMGKQHVGYARLKSALQEIMSKREKARDEKEQKRDEDRKQRARINEENDRRRQDRERDKRRRRTDDDKSRHGSGNYRNSGQRSRSRSADKHERHRDEDNHRRHNRDRGSRDHRSSSHHSRRRHRSRSRSHK from the exons ATggctgctgccgctgccgccgcTCTGCTCGATGAGCTCATGGGAAGGAATCGAAATGTTCTGCCTAACGAGAAGCCTAAAGAACTTAATTGGGAGGATCCGGAG TTCTGCAAGTTATATCTGGTGAAGTTTTGTCCACACGATCTTTTTGTGAATACACGAGCCGATCTGGGTGCTTGTTCTCGGGTACACGATGATGAAGCAagagaattgtttgaaaaagcAGCTTATTCATATAGGAAACAACAATATGAGGATGAATTCATCAGATTCTGTCAAAGTATGCTTAACGAGGTTGAGCGCAAAATCATAAAAGGAAAACAACGGCTCGCATTAATTGGCAGAACTGAAGCG CCTACATTGACTCCAGCCCAAACACAACGAAATGAAGATCAAATTGCACTGCTCACAGAAAAGATTAATAAATTAGTAGAAGAGGCTGAGCAGAGTGGAATTCAGGGAAACGTTGAACAAGCTCAGGGACTTATGCGCCTTTGCGATCAACTCAAAGAAGAACGGGAGACATTACGTAAATCTAATGATAATAGCCATTATAATCAA ACTGCGGAGCTAGCAGCAGCACAGGAAAAGCAAATGGAGGTGTGTGATGTATGTGGTGCATTCCTCATTGTTGGCGATGCTCAACAAAGAATTGACGATCACCTTATGGGAAAGCAGCATGTTGGGTATGCACGGTTAAAAAGTGCTCTGCAGGAGATAATG AGTAAACGTGAAAAGGCACGAGATGAAAAAGAACAGAAGAGGGATGAAGATAGAAAACAAAGAGCACgtataaatgaagaaaatgacAGAAGAAGGCAAGACAGGGAGAGAGACAAACGTCGTCGACGAACCGATGATGATAAAAGTAGACACGGTTCTGGTAATTATAG AAATTCAGGGCAACGCAGTAGAAGCAGATCCGCCGATAAGCATGAACGCCACAGAGATGAAGACAATCATCGTCGCCACAATAGGGACAGAG GGAGCCGTGATCATCGCAGTTCTAGTCACCACAGCCGTCGACGACATCGTTCAAGAAGTCGAAGTCACAAGTAA
- the LOC124405514 gene encoding luc7-like protein 3 isoform X1 yields MAAAAAAALLDELMGRNRNVLPNEKPKELNWEDPEFCKLYLVKFCPHDLFVNTRADLGACSRVHDDEARELFEKAAYSYRKQQYEDEFIRFCQSMLNEVERKIIKGKQRLALIGRTEAPTLTPAQTQRNEDQIALLTEKINKLVEEAEQSGIQGNVEQAQGLMRLCDQLKEERETLRKSNDNSHYNQTAELAAAQEKQMEVCDVCGAFLIVGDAQQRIDDHLMGKQHVGYARLKSALQEIMSKREKARDEKEQKRDEDRKQRARINEENDRRRQDRERDKRRRRTDDDKSRHGSGNYRNSGQRSRSRSADKHERHRDEDNHRRHNRDRGSRDHRSSSHHSRRRHRSRSRSHKMKIQHEDACSTGCKFVHAA; encoded by the exons ATggctgctgccgctgccgccgcTCTGCTCGATGAGCTCATGGGAAGGAATCGAAATGTTCTGCCTAACGAGAAGCCTAAAGAACTTAATTGGGAGGATCCGGAG TTCTGCAAGTTATATCTGGTGAAGTTTTGTCCACACGATCTTTTTGTGAATACACGAGCCGATCTGGGTGCTTGTTCTCGGGTACACGATGATGAAGCAagagaattgtttgaaaaagcAGCTTATTCATATAGGAAACAACAATATGAGGATGAATTCATCAGATTCTGTCAAAGTATGCTTAACGAGGTTGAGCGCAAAATCATAAAAGGAAAACAACGGCTCGCATTAATTGGCAGAACTGAAGCG CCTACATTGACTCCAGCCCAAACACAACGAAATGAAGATCAAATTGCACTGCTCACAGAAAAGATTAATAAATTAGTAGAAGAGGCTGAGCAGAGTGGAATTCAGGGAAACGTTGAACAAGCTCAGGGACTTATGCGCCTTTGCGATCAACTCAAAGAAGAACGGGAGACATTACGTAAATCTAATGATAATAGCCATTATAATCAA ACTGCGGAGCTAGCAGCAGCACAGGAAAAGCAAATGGAGGTGTGTGATGTATGTGGTGCATTCCTCATTGTTGGCGATGCTCAACAAAGAATTGACGATCACCTTATGGGAAAGCAGCATGTTGGGTATGCACGGTTAAAAAGTGCTCTGCAGGAGATAATG AGTAAACGTGAAAAGGCACGAGATGAAAAAGAACAGAAGAGGGATGAAGATAGAAAACAAAGAGCACgtataaatgaagaaaatgacAGAAGAAGGCAAGACAGGGAGAGAGACAAACGTCGTCGACGAACCGATGATGATAAAAGTAGACACGGTTCTGGTAATTATAG AAATTCAGGGCAACGCAGTAGAAGCAGATCCGCCGATAAGCATGAACGCCACAGAGATGAAGACAATCATCGTCGCCACAATAGGGACAGAG GGAGCCGTGATCATCGCAGTTCTAGTCACCACAGCCGTCGACGACATCGTTCAAGAAGTCGAAGTCACAA AATGAAGATACAACACGAAGATGCGTGCAGCACAGGCTGTAAATTCGTTCATGCTGCTTAA
- the LOC124405225 gene encoding uncharacterized protein LOC124405225, with translation MSDIKFVIALLCKDLRQAVDATLKPEHFRLSKFNEDTDNTVIELWKILYQLSSCAAKEIPGNILLNDYDDVTFVKLYFAYLQYPVPEFYTLSLDRGSSRELLIAFAWLLATQNALTVAIDKKISTSILSEEFTDSHIQKTVTITDWEKTLSTKAQLNRIIHVCGQINYNIRAISELVTEKLKLTTKAHAASINVCSLPHLSISEMAIAKRFALNKSDSDQRRIQQLQELASVLDTHVKWETKRHIFFDWMVTVIEEHKKSQVEATDCKESDIELSKFVCLLRHIVKKNIHNLKHKDEISSALSSRSDCVSRLLRMQSEHTEAETWLLGVKLQLDSEEAMTKKQMNSLIIQLKKMLKLIPHCVQI, from the exons ATGTCCGatataaaatttgttattgCATTATTGTGCAAAGATCTCCGTCAAGCCGTTGACGCAACGCTTAAACCTGAGCATTTCAGATTATCGAAGTTCAACGAAGATACAGACAATACT GTTATCGAACTATGGAAAATTTTGTACCAATTGAGTTCTTGCGCTGCTAAGGAAATCcctggaaatattttattgaatgacTATG ATGATGTTAcctttgtaaaattatactttgCTTACCTGCAATATCCTGTTCCCGAGTTCTATACATTGTCATTAGATCGAGGAAGTAGCCGTGAATTATTGATAGCTTTTGCTTGGCTTCTTGCTACTCAAAATGCTCTAACTGTagcaattgataaaaaaatttctactagTATTTTATCAGAGGAATTCACTGACAGCCATATACAAAAG ACAGTGACTATCACTGACTGGGAAAAAACGTTATCGACAAAGGCTCAATTAAATAGGATAATTCATGTATGCGGGCAAATAAACTACAACATTAGAGCAATTTCAGAATTGGTAACTGAAAAACTGAAGCTCACTACAAAAGCGCATGCAGCTAGTATAAATGTGTGCAGTTTGCCACATTTGAGCATTTCTGAAATGGCAATTGCAAAGAGGTTTGCTTTGAATAAATCTGATAGCGATCAACGCCGCATTCAACAGTTACAGGAACTTGCATCTGTACTAGACACTCATGTTAAATGGGAAACTAAGCGacacattttttttgattGGATG GTCACAGTAATAGAAGAGCACAAAAAGTCACAAGTCGAGGCTACAGACTGTAAGGAATCTGACATTGAATTGTCTAAATTTGTGTGTCTCTTACGTcacatagtaaaaaaaaatattcacaatctGAAGCATAAGGATGAAATTTCATCAGCTTTATCCTCTAGATCGGATTGTGTTTCACGACTACTGAGAATGCAATCTGAACACACCGAAGCAGAAACCTGGCTTTTGGGTGTAAAGCTACAATTGGATAGCGAAGAGGCCATGACTAAAAAGCAAATGAACAGCCTAATTATCCAACTCAAGAAAATGCTGAAATTAATACCTCATTGCGTGCAAATTTAA